DNA from Longimicrobium sp.:
CCGCAGACCGCCGGCAACGGCTCGCTGATGCGCCTGGCGCCGGTCCCGCTCTACTTCGCGGCCGACCCCGCCGCGGCGATCGAGCGTTCGGGCGACAGCTCGCGGACGACGCACGGCGCGCAGGCGGCGGTCGACGCCTGCCGCTACTTCGGCGCGCTGCTGGTGGGCGCCGTCTCGGGCGCGGCCAAGGACGAGCTGCTGGGGGAGATGTACGCGCCGGTGCCCGGGTACTGGGACGCGCACCCGCTCTGCGCGGAGATCGAGGAGGTGGCGCGCGGCTCCTTCCGCACGAAGTCGCCGCCGGAGATCGCCGGCACCGGCTACGTGGTGAAGTCGCTCGAGGCGGCGCTCTGGGCCTTTGCCACCACCGGCTCGTTCCGCGACGGCTGCCTGCAGGCCGTGAACTTGGGGAACGACGCCGACACCACCGCAGCCATCTACGGCCAGCTCGCCGGCGCCTTCTATGGCGTCGACGCGATCCCCGACCAGTGGCGCGTCCTCATCGCGCGGAGAGGGCTGATCGAGCGTCTCGCGGACGCCGTCTACGACCTCTCCCGCGGTGACGTGGTAGACATCAATCCATCCGCTGTAGATGGATGAGACGGGAAATGGCGAGTTGGAGTGGTTCATCTCCAAGTCGTTGACAGATCGTCGGCTACTGTGTGAGACTGGGTGATCTCCCACGCATCCGGAAACTCACCTGGAGGACCTGATGACCGCACGTCCCGCCGCCGGTCTGCTGCTGATCCCTTTCGCCGCCGTATGTCTCGTCGCGTCCGCGTGCTCGCGCGATGTGATCGGTTCGGGCGACGCGCTCACCTCGCCCGCCGGCCTCCGCGGCGACGTCTCGTCGGGGAGCACGGCCCCCACGGGCGGCACCACGTCCGGCGGCACCACCACGGGTGGGACGACCACCACGACCGAGGATTCCGTCATCAGTGGCTACGGCAGCCCCGCGACCGGCGGGATCGAGTACGAGACCTTCGAGTACGATCCAGCGACCGGCACCGAATACGTGGCCACCCCGGATACGCCGGCTTCCAGCAAGAGCCTGACGTCGACCGAGACTACGCCCTGACCGCGTCCCGCGTGATGCACGAAGCCCCCGCTCCGATCCCGGAGCGGGGGCTTCGTCGTGCGTACTCAGACCGAGTCCGGGTGAAGTCTTGGTGCGTCCGGCCCGAACCGCGTGCTGACGCGGCTATAGATCCTTCGGCCTGCAAGCTCTTGCGCAGACGCTGATTACAGTCTGGCCGGCCTCAGGATGACGTCAGCGCGGGATCGAGCTTGGTGCATCAACCAGATCCCGGGATTCCCGTATCAGCACTCAGCACTGTCCGTCACAGCCGCACGACGCCGAACGCCAGGATCAGCGCTACGACGCCGCCCAGCACGGCGCTCCAGAACGCCCACAGCTTGTAGAACGCCAGCTGCGGGTGCAGGCGCTTGTACAGCCAGGCCAGCGCCGCCCCGCAACCGAAGGTCCCCACCAGCCATCCCACCGCCACCGGCACCCACTGGGCGAACGCACTCGGCGCCGCCATCACCCTTCGCGCACCAGGTCGTAGCGCTCGATCTTCTTGTACAGGTTGGAGCGGGGCATGTCGAGCAGGCGCGCCGTCTCGCTCACGTTCCAGTCGTTCTCGCGCAGCTTCTGGATGATGAACGCGCGCTCGGCGGCCTCCTTGAACTCCGCGAAGGTCTGGCACCCCAGCAGGTCGCCCGACAGCCCGCCGCCCTTCATGTGCCCGCCCACCAGCAGCTCCACGTCGTCGGCCGTCACCTGTCCGGAGCCGGAGAGGATCAGCAGCCGCTCGATGGTGTTGCGCAGCTCGCGCACGTTGCCGGGCCAGTCCATGCGCTGCAGCCGCTGCACCGCCTCGTCGGTGAACGGCCGCGGCTTGAGCGCGCTCTCCCTGGCGATCGTCTGCACGAAGTGCTGGACGAGCATGGGGATGTCCTCGCGGCGCTCGCGCAGCGGCGGCACGTGCAGGGGGATCACGTTCAGGCGGTAGAACAGGTCCTCGCGGAACCGCCCGCCCTTGATCTCCTCCTCCAGGTCCTTGTTGGTCGCGGCGAGGACCCGCACGTCCACCTTGATCGGCTTGGCGCCGCCCACGCGGGTGATGATCCCCTCCTGCAGCGCGCGCAGCACCTTGGCCTGCGCGGCCAGGCTCATGTCGCCGATCTCGTCCAGGAAGAGGGTGCCGCCGTGCGCCAGCTCGAACTTCCCCGCGCGGTCGTCCACCGCGCCGGTGAACGAGCCCTTCATGTGCCCGAACAGCTCGCTCTCGA
Protein-coding regions in this window:
- a CDS encoding ADP-ribosylglycohydrolase family protein, whose amino-acid sequence is MEMTSNAEGSNVGARDRYRGSLIGLAVGDAVGTTVEFQPPGTFRPVDDMVGGGPFGLRAGEWTDDTSMALCLAESLVERRGFDPVDQLERYVRWYRDGHMSSNGVCFDIGITVRGALHRFAATGEPWCGSTDPQTAGNGSLMRLAPVPLYFAADPAAAIERSGDSSRTTHGAQAAVDACRYFGALLVGAVSGAAKDELLGEMYAPVPGYWDAHPLCAEIEEVARGSFRTKSPPEIAGTGYVVKSLEAALWAFATTGSFRDGCLQAVNLGNDADTTAAIYGQLAGAFYGVDAIPDQWRVLIARRGLIERLADAVYDLSRGDVVDINPSAVDG
- a CDS encoding sigma-54 dependent transcriptional regulator — encoded protein: MARILVVDDEQGIRHILTQLFEYEDHEVRAAAGGAEAIDLYKELRPDVTFLDVKMARMDGLETLTKLREVDPAAVVVMMSGHGTILTAVEATRRGAFDFLEKPLDTERLLIVLRNALSQQGLQAENARLRGEVESRHQIVGRSFALRQVLDRVEKVAPTDARVLVTGENGTGKELVARAVHRLSPRAEGPFVEVNCAAIPSELIESELFGHMKGSFTGAVDDRAGKFELAHGGTLFLDEIGDMSLAAQAKVLRALQEGIITRVGGAKPIKVDVRVLAATNKDLEEEIKGGRFREDLFYRLNVIPLHVPPLRERREDIPMLVQHFVQTIARESALKPRPFTDEAVQRLQRMDWPGNVRELRNTIERLLILSGSGQVTADDVELLVGGHMKGGGLSGDLLGCQTFAEFKEAAERAFIIQKLRENDWNVSETARLLDMPRSNLYKKIERYDLVREG